TTTCCGTATTTTCCGCCAATGTACTGATTTATTCTTTGCTCACCCATCTGGGAAGGCCTCACAAACCTGTCAAAAGTTTAGGAAAACCAGAAGAAGCATTAATCATTTAAAATCACACTCATCAcataaaaattaaacaaattttGCTAACAAGCAAGCAATTAGCATCGTAAGATGTCAAGATAAATTTACTAGCCACAATATACTCCATCCATGGTTTACCATTTACTTTCCCAAGTCCCCTTTTTGGACGGTGAAGATATTACGTCCTTAACTGCAAAGGAAAGTTTTCCATACCAAATATCAAATCCTACATCCTTCTAATTACTTTCACATGTATCCCACTCACATTACCAGCTATATCAAGCTATTGTTACAGTAGAAcccattttatcaaaaagaCAAACTCCAAGTACGAAAATAAATCCATTTAGATGCAAACACCCATAACATGAATCCAGTAATCATTTCGGCGTATGAAGCAAACTTCTTCACAGTTACACTCAAAGTCAAATCACTACCCGAATCAAATTCCTCGTTATTGCAGTACATAAACCAATggatcatttttttttggttttcaacCATGTCAACTATTCTAGTGTTGATAGACTGCCTTAGAATGAGCTCATGTAAAGTTAATACCTAAAGGGACTAATGTAAAACATGAAGGATATTTCCACAACATTACACGGGATCATGTTTCCAAAGcagtaaattaaattttttataattttttttaacgaAACCTGTGGAAGAAGTCGATGGAATTCATGGTTTTGGCATCAAGTAAGAGCACAGGAAACTCGAGAATCTCCACTTTGCCCTCCAAATCAAGCACAAGAAAGTAATCGAACTCCTGCGACTTCAGCTTCTCCAACTGACATGCTTCCAACCCAAGCCCAGATGAGAGATTATGGTTAAACTTCCCCAAATGAACAGGGTCATCTGTCTATCCAAAGGGGAGggaggggagggggggggggggggggggggggaaccaTAAAATTTACTAAAGTTTTTCCACATAAAGCACAAAACAGAAATACTATAAAACACAGAAAAATCATAGGGAACTATTACACTAAAAGCAGCAAAAGGACAAAAGGGCTCACCTTAGTACACTTACCTTGGGTGTAGTACAAACATAAGGGCTTCCAGCGGTTGATTTTGAGGGGAGCAGAAGCTTGGATTGGTGAAGAGGTGGATTCTTCTTTTTCCATGAAAGCAGAGGCTCCGAGGCTAATGCTGCGTTTGGGGTGAAGAGAAGGGAGTGTTGAGAGAGGTGGAAGTacgggagatggaagaggagcACGACGGACTAACGAAGAAAATCTTGGAAACGTCATCTGGATGATGACCCTGTTTTATTCAAATAGGGGGGGTTTTAGTACCGGGGAGTGTGGGTTTAGGAAAGgccctttttccttttatttgactCTCACAGTCTCACGGTAGAAGTTCCATGTCAATTTAGTGTCCGCTGAGCGCCGAGGAAGTCTCAGAATTCCAGAACAATTTGACGGCTCCAGGCTCATGGGGAGGACCGGGTGGCTCAGGAcattttttgcctttttaatTGTGGCTCAGCTTGTGGACTCCCTCGTAATACAGGTTCAGGTTCTAAGagtctctctccttttttttttttggaataatatCAGAAACTTTGCTTGAGGTTTCTCCTAATATCACTTGACGCGcctaatatttttgaaatattactTACCTTCcctaataattataaaaagacTATATTAAC
The DNA window shown above is from Coffea arabica cultivar ET-39 chromosome 5e, Coffea Arabica ET-39 HiFi, whole genome shotgun sequence and carries:
- the LOC113687720 gene encoding uncharacterized exonuclease domain-containing protein At3g15140 isoform X1, translating into MTFPRFSSLVRRAPLPSPVLPPLSTLPSLHPKRSISLGASAFMEKEESTSSPIQASAPLKINRWKPLCLYYTQGKCTKTDDPVHLGKFNHNLSSGLGLEACQLEKLKSQEFDYFLVLDLEGKVEILEFPVLLLDAKTMNSIDFFHRFVRPSQMGEQRINQYIGGKYGKLGVDRVWHDTAIPFDEVIQQFEEWLGKHHLWVKKPGGRLNRAAFITCGNWDLKTKIPAQCKVSRMALPSYFTEWINLKDIFLNFYNRRAPGMVSMMRELRIPLRGSHHLGMDDTKNIARVVQHMLIDGALLQITARRLRGSKVEFLFENRV
- the LOC113687720 gene encoding uncharacterized exonuclease domain-containing protein At3g15140 isoform X2; translated protein: MTFPRFSSLVRRAPLPSPVLPPLSTLPSLHPKRSISLGASAFMEKEESTSSPIQASAPLKINRWKPLCLYYTQDDPVHLGKFNHNLSSGLGLEACQLEKLKSQEFDYFLVLDLEGKVEILEFPVLLLDAKTMNSIDFFHRFVRPSQMGEQRINQYIGGKYGKLGVDRVWHDTAIPFDEVIQQFEEWLGKHHLWVKKPGGRLNRAAFITCGNWDLKTKIPAQCKVSRMALPSYFTEWINLKDIFLNFYNRRAPGMVSMMRELRIPLRGSHHLGMDDTKNIARVVQHMLIDGALLQITARRLRGSKVEFLFENRV